The Saccharolobus shibatae B12 genomic interval AAGAAGATAAAACTATATTCTTCTTATACCATTCTAACAAATCTTCATGATTAACGCTAGACCTTAACTTAACAAAAGCAATAAGGACATCATCTTTTTCCGCATCAGAAATGTCGGTAACCCAAACTTTCTCAATAGCAGGATATCTTAAACTAACATATACCAGAAAACCCGGGGAAACACTAAGACCATAAACCTTAATCATATACTCCCCCAAATGCATAAATCCATTTCTCAATAATTTCCATTTGAGCATTATAAAACCAACTATCCCTAAAAGCCTTTTTTCAGTCTCTGCAAGATTATTAAAATATCCACCAACTAGATCTGGAGACTTAATAATGATCCCTCCAAACTTAGAATCTCTACCATTTTCATCAATAATTTTAATCAAGATACCTGGACATGGATGCCGTAAGAAGCATCGCTAACTTTTTCTGATCTCAAAATACAACGCTATTAACACGAATAGCCTTAGAGAAATTTCAAGAGCTTAATAGTATATCTGAAAATCAAGGTAAAAGTTAAAAAATATCAAGCTATAATTCTGTTATTTACTACTAATAATTAGAAAAAAGTATAAGTTTTTCTATAGTTTTTATGAGAATCTTTAAATGTGGCGATTTTCCTATAACTACCACATGAAAGCCTTCAGTAATAGTGCAGATACTGTGAGACTTAGTTAAACCATAAGCATGTCCCCTTAAAATACATCCATATAGTTCCCTAAATCTTACTCTCAAATCTCTGGTAATACTACTATTGGACTTAATATCAGTGTAAGTTCTTGTACTCCTTTTCTTAGTAAATTCAAGGTTACTATTTAATTTAATTATTGCTAAGATCCTTAGCAAACCTTAAGTGATAGAGTATGTTGCTATTATTACGATTAAAGATTATACAGTATTCATTTATCTCTCCATAAGCGAAAACCCTACTATATACTTGCTTATAGTCTAAAGGGCAACTACATTTCTAAAATTACACAAAAACCTTTCCTTATATTAGGGAGAAAGTCTTGCCCTTTAAAGTCTCAGAAAGTATATATTATCATTATTTTCCTTTGTATTTAGGTTGTCTCCTTTCAATGAAAGCTTTCATTCCTTCCTTAAAATCTTCTGTTGTAGATAGTAATACTAGTTCTTGAGAGGCCATTTGTAACTTATCTAGGTATGTATTTCTAATTGAATTTATTGTTTTCTTAATGGACATAGCAGATAATGGCGGAACTCTTTTAGCTTTTTCTACGATCTCTACGCCAGTTATTTCTAATTGATCTGGAGGTATTACGATATCTACTAATCCTAACTCTTTAGCTTGTCTTGCACTCATCCATTCTCCGGTCAAAGCATATCTAGCTATTTTTCTACTTACGAAACCAACACCTACAGACGATGCTAAAGGCGGTAAAGCACCTATTAGACCTTCTGGAATTGCGAACATTGCATCTTCACTAGCTATAACTATGTCAAACAATATAAGGAGTTCCATTCCTCCTCCAAAAGCTAATCCATTAACTTCCGCTATGACGGGTTTAGTATAATTAGATAGAGTATCTATTAATGGTGAAGATACCTTCTGGCTCCACTCAATTACGCTTGCAGTGTTTTCCCAATAATGCATCATTTCTATATCATCTCCAGCACAGAAAGCTCTGCCTTCACCAGTTATAATTACAGCTCTTACTTCCCTATCTTCTTTAGCTTTATTAAAAGCTTGAGCTAGTCCAGTCCACATTGCTTCGTTAAGTGCGTTTAGCTTATCCGCTCTTCTCATAGTTATCTTAGCGTAATCATGTAGTTTTTCGTATCTTACTGGGCCTAAGTCCACTCTCTCGTAATTCCATTTAAAGAAACCTTCTCCGCTTTTCACCCCTATTTTTCCTTTTTCAATCATTTCCTTAAGTAATGGATCTGGCTGATAATAATCATTACCAGTTTCGTGATATCTTTGTTCTAAAAAGTTCATAATGTTATCGATTCCAAATTTATCTGCAAAGGTTAAAGGTCCTTGGGGCCATCCCATTCCCTTTACCATTCCTTTTTCAATGTCCTGTGGGCTACTTATCTCATTTCTTATTAGCCACGCAGCCTCATTTACGGCTGGAGCTATTATTCTTAAGGGATTTAATGAGTACATATTGTCATTAGGTAATATTTTAGGTCTTTCGTAAACTTTACTAGTATATGTGTAAAATCCTCTACCGCTTTTAACTCCCAATCTTTTCTCGTCGACCATTTTCTTTAAAACCTTAAAATGTGGTGGTTCTTTTTCTCCTCTTTTTACGGCTTCTAATGCTGCATTATATGAAATATCTATTCCAGTGAAATCTAAGAGTTCTAAAAATCCCATTGGCATGCCAAGTCTAAATCTTGCCATTGCATCTATATCCTCTTTCTGATGACCTTCATCATAAAGTAAAATTGCCTCAGGGAAGGTTCTACCATTTATTCTATTTATTAAGAACCCCGGAACATCTTTTTTAACAATGACGTAATCTTTACCTATACTTTTAGCAAATTGCACTGTAATTTCTAACGTTTCTTGACTTGTTTTATTACCCATTATAATTTCAACTAGGGGCATAAGAACCGGGGGATTCATGAAATGTAGACCTATGAACTTATCTTGTCTTCTAGTTGATTCTGCTAGAGAAGAAATAGGAATAGTAGATGTATTTGTAGCGAATATTGTACTAGATTTTACTATATTATCTAGCTCTGAGAAAACTTTCTTTTTCACCTCACTATTTTCAACTGCAGCCTCAATTACGTAATCGACATCCATGAAATCCCTAAGATTAGTCGTGGGGTTCATTCTACTCATTATTATTTCTGGGCTTTCTTTGAGTTTTCCACTTTCTTTTAGTTTTTGTAAACTCCAGTTAATTTTTGAAATCCCATTATTAAGGATATCTTGAGATACATCATTTAAATATACTTGGTATCCAGCTATTGCAGCTACCTCTGCTATACCATGTCCCATTGTTCCTGCTCCTATTACACCAACTTTTGAGAAAATCGGCATTGTTTTAAATACTTAATATAAGCTAATAAATTTTACATCTAACGATATGTTAGAGTCTTCTAGCCTATGTTTGCAAAAACATTAACACTTAGACATTGTTTTAAGAAATTTCGGCTTAAATAGTCTTTTTCTTTGTAGATGTAACGTTACCATTTGATTAAACCATTGCTAAGATCCTTAGCAAACCTTAGGTAAAGGATTACGTAGCCTATTGAAATTTCAACGATAAAGTGATTAAAGACACTTCGGCTACTGCCATAGTGGGCTCATCGTTACTTAAACTTTCCTATTGGGAATTCACTAAGAATACTATTGAAAGTTTTGTGGAGAATTATGTATAACTCTAAAATACTGGGAGCATTAGCCAATGGGTGCTATTTTAAAAACGAGAGTTGGGGGTTTTAACTGTGAGCTTATATGGGCTCATTATTTTTTATTTGAATCTTGATTGAAATTGGAAGGTAGATTAGATAAAGTTATTTAATTGAATTTTTTATATGATATTTCATTTTTAATCATTACGCATCTATTTGAAACATTTTAGAATGAATATTTTATTTAATAGCAAAGGTTTTAATCGATCAATGTATTGATATTTTTTATCTAATTTTTAGGACGAATAGTCTCACCTCTACTTTTCAGGTAAAGTGTCTAAAGAAAGTTTTATTAGGAAATTTAACGATATATGCTTTAATATGAAAGGAAAGAGTATGTTAATTAAAAACGGAGATCTCTTAGATACTGTAGCAATCCCAGCTTCATTAGTCGAGGAGTCTAGAAGACTAAACGTTCCCATAATGGCTGTTGTGGGCAGTAAAGTCAGCGGTGTAAGTTTAGGGTATTTCCAAGACTTAGATACTGAAGTAAACTTAGATGAAGCTAAGAGAAGAGGCATTGAAGTGGTGAGAAGACTGGGCGTAGGAGGAGGTACCATATATAGTGATAAAAATTCAAGTATGGCACTCTACATTGCAATGCCTTCAGATTTCTTTTCTAACATGGATAAGGCGTTTTGCCAAATAGGATCAGCTACTGTTCACGGGTATTATAAATTAGGAGTTAAAGGGGCATGGTATGACCATATAGGAGATGTTAGGGTTGGTTCTCCTAGAAGCCATAAGAAAATAACTGGTTTCGGATTTACTACATTAGGCAATACATTAGTTCTTAACATGATAATAGGAATAGGTAAGTTAAACGTAGAAGAAATGATTAAGGTTTTAAGAATTCCCTCAGAAAAGTTTAAGGACAAGACTGCTAAGGGTCCCCAAGATTACGTGACTTCGGTTGAAGAAGAAACTGGCTATAGGCCATCAATGGAGGAAGTTTACAATGCTTTTGTAAGCAGTTTAGGAGAGACCTTAAGGTTAGATTTTGAAGAGCACGAACTTTCAGATGATGCTAAAAAGATCAGGGAGGAGTACAGAAGAATTGCGTCTTCTGAAGAGCATTTATACTTAAGGTCCAGTGGTAAGAGATTTGCCAACATACCGCCAAATCACGTTTTGGGGTTTGCAAGATATAAGGCCAGAAAGCTACTCGTAGTTCACTTATTAACTGATAAAAAGGTTATTAAGGATGTTATGATAAGCGGAGACTTCTACTGTAGTCCTACACAATATTTGTTTGACTTCGAGAATAGCTTAAAGGGAATTGAAATAAATAATTTAGAAGAAATTAGTGAAAAGATCTCTGAATTATATTCTAGGAAGGGATGGGAAATACCTATGGTAACTCAAGAGGACATTTTAACATCAATAAAAATGGCAATAGAAGACGTCAAATCAAAATAATTTTTTAACTCAGATTTTTATAGAATGATTTAACTGCTTAAAATAAGTTTATTAATGTTTCTCTATTAAATTGATTAGTGACATATCTTGGTAGAACCTTTACCTTGGTGGAAAGAAGAGCATAAGAGTTTAGCAGAAGAAGTACAAAATTTCGTAGAGGAAAATACGAGTAGGGCAGAAGAAGCGTTATGGAAGAACGAATATCCCATGGATTTACATAAAAAGGTAGTAGAAAAGGGCTGGTGGGGTGTTGTGATACCTAAGGAATATGGTGGTATGGGAGGAGACTATACAAGCGTTGCGATAGTATCGGAGTATATAAGCAATTTAGGATCTGTAGGGGGAGTTTTTGCTACTACGCTTTTCGGAGGACTTTATCAGATTTTAAGATTCGGAAATGAGGAACAGAAAGTTAAATGGTTACCTAAATTCGCTAAGGGTACTGTAGGAGCTGTATGTATAACCGAACCTTATGTCGGTAGCGATGCTGCAGGTGCCGAAACTATAGCGGTTAAAGAAGGGGATAAGTATATTATAAACGGTAAAAAGAGGTTTATAACCAATACGGGCATGGCAGATATTTACGTAGTTTATGCAGTTACTGATCCTAGCTCTAAAGCGAGAAAGTCATACTCTCATCTCTCTGCTTTCATATTGGAAAAGGGAATGAAAGGTTTTCACGTGGAAAAGATAAATGAACTTCAAGGATTTGACGGATTATTAAACGGTTATTTAGATTTAGATCACGTTGAAGTTCCAGTGGAAAATAGGTTAAGCGAAGAAGGGCAAGGATGGTGGATTTTAGTGTCTGGTCTTAATTTCGAAAGGTTAGTCATAGGTGCTCAGCAGGTCGGTCTATTAAGGGAATTAGCTAAGTACGTAGCATTCTATACTAGAAGAAGAGTTCAGTTTAATCAGCCTACATTTGAGTATGAGGCTAATCAATATAAGCTAGCTGATATTTTAATATCATATAGAATTACTAGGCTATTAACCTATTATAATGCCTATTTAATGGATCAAGGAGTAGACCCGGTAATAGATGCAAACGTGTTGAAAGTTTTCTCTACTGAAGCAGTAGAAAAAGCTTCTAGAGATGCTATTCAGGCGATGGGAGGAGACGGATGGACTAAGTTTTATCCAGTTGAAGCCATATATAGGAACGCTAAACTGGGAACCATAGGTGGGGGTACTAGTGAGGTTTTGAAGAGGTTTATAGTTAGATATGCCCTAACTGCTATGGCTGACGATCTAAAAACGCCGATAAGGATACCTCATCAAGAACTTAAAGTACCAATTACGGTTTCTGAAAAGTCCATAACTAAGGAAAAACTTCAAGGAGGGGAAGAGGGAGAGATGCAAGTGCTAAGAGTTTTAGCTAGAGACTATTTAGTAAATCCAGGACTTTTCATGGAGCTTAACGACATTAAGAGGTTTATAGAGTGTGATGAAAAGCAGCTAGTCGAGGTAATAAATTCCTTAGAGACCAGGGGGTTAGTAAAGGTTTTAAAGGATAGGGATAAGCCTAGACTAGTTAAGGCTACATATGACGGTCTAAAAAAGGCTTATCCAAGGGAGTATTATATGTACTTCCCAAGGTGGTTTAAGGAAAAAATGAGTAACTATATATTCTAAAATATTTTATCAATTATTGTTTTTAATTTAAACGCTTGGATTAAGTTACCCTCTATTTTTGCCTCACCGTTCATTGCAACAGTACCTACACTTTCCTCACCGTTAAATATTTTATTCCACACTTCCCTTTCCGCTGATATGGAAGCAGTAGGTTTCCCTTCACATTTCCCATCCTTAACAATGAATTTACCTCTGTCTATTATAAGGCAGCAAACACTTCCCTCAAAATCGCTAAATTGAAAGGTAGCATTAAAGTTTCTTATCTGTCTTAAAATCTCCTCGTTCTTATTACATATTCCCTCAAAAACAGCTTTCAAAACATCATATAAACTAGACCCCTCAAACCCTAAGCTGATCGACTTAGCTTTAAATACGTTAACTAATTTCAATAAATTGCTTAACTTCCCGCTTATATACAATTTACCTTGCATAATAAGGTCTATTAATGAGACTTTTCCCTCAAGGAGCTGATTTAAACTTTCCTCATCAGTTATTATTTCATTATCTAAATTATCTAATTTATTTTCCACTATGCTAGTCTTAGATCTATCTAAAAATACAGTAATATGATCATTCCCAAAATTTATTCCTATTTTTAATCCCTTTTTCGGTAAATCCTCTAAGGACTTCATGTCTATACTTTCAAATAATTCACGAAGCTTATCTTTTAAACTCATAATAAACTAGGACGTAATAAGAGCCTATAAATTTATCTTAAAAGGAAAGATTTATTTATAATAAAGCAATTAGATTATCTCATGCCAGAAAGTATAACTAAGAATCTATTCAAACTTTCGATTAAATTACCAGATTTGGAAATTGGAAGTCTAAACGCTTACTTATTAACTCTTAGTGATAAAAATATATTAATCGACACTGGAAGTCCATCATACGGTTCAATATCGTCACTGGTTGAAGATCTAGAAGATTTAGGCATGAAAATTAGTGAGATTAACGAGGTTATAATAACACACTTTCACATAGACCATATAGGTCTAGCATATCTCCTAAGTAAACTAGCTAATGTTAAAATAATAATCGGTAATGTAGAATATAATTTCATAAAGAGGTTTAAATATAGATATGACGAGATGATTAAAATCCTAAAATTGAATGGTGCTTCTCAGCAACTTTTAAATATAGCGTTTGATTTTACCTCCGGATTTAGAGCTAACATTTACTCCAGAGTAGGAGAGCTTAATAACATTGAAATAGTTAACAATAATCAGTCACTATATAACTTAAGGTTCTTATTTACACCTGGACATACGATCGGACATATGTGCATTTATGATGAAGAGAATAAATTACTCTTATCTGGTGATACCTTATTAGCAGACATAACACCTAATATAAGTTTGTACGAAGAGAATTCTAATCCATTAAGCGATTATCTAAAGTCCTTAATGAAAATTTCCAGTTTTGAAGTAAAAAAATCACTGTCAGCTCACGGAAGAATTATAGAGAATACTAAGGAAAGGATAAGAGAGTTAATAAGACATCATGAGGAGAGGTTAAATGAAATATTAGAAGTGATGGGAAATAGTGGATTAACAGCTTACGAGATTGCAACTAAGATCAAATGGAAGTTGAAATATGACGGTTGGGATGAGTTAGATCCCTCTCAGCAATACTTAGCTATGGGAGAGACCTTAGCGCATCTGAAATATTTAGAGAATATAAACGCTGTAAGGACAATGATAAGTGACGGTATAATTAAGTATGTTAAACAAAAGGAAAACGTTAAGATTAGCTTATAGTAGTGAAGAACGGGAATTTCTGCCCTTTAATAGCTTCCTTAAATTCTACTTTAACCTTCCTATTTATACTAACGTTCTCTAACCTATCAGTTAATATATTAGCGTAAACTATAAACCCTTCCTCAAGCTTTATTAAGCCTACTATGACAACTTGTCCTCTTTCGTTTACAAATTTAGTTTCAGAGTATATTTCACCTTCCCCCTTACTCTCCATAATGGATAATTTCTTAGATAAACATTTCGGACATATCCCTCTGGGATAGTAAAACACATATCCACAATTTGCACACTTAATATAAGGTAACTTCTCCTTATTAAAGTATTCGTAATAAGTTTGAATTATCTCATTCAAATTCATTTTTTCTCACCTATTACTAGCGTAATAGCATGTGTATTCCACCCTCCCAGACCGTTAACTAGTATATGATCAGCCCCACTTACTTGATTTCCTTTAGCCATATTATTGAATTGCAGGAACGCTTCTTCAAGTACAATTATCCCGCTCATATATGCAGGCTGTCCCATATTCAAACTACCACCTCCAGTATTAACTGGTATGTTACCCTTTATCGTCAGATCGTTTTCTTCTACAAATTTCCCTATCTTTCCTTTCTCGATTAAGCCCAAATCTTCCAGCTCAGTTAATACCATTATTGTAAAAGCGTCATATATTTCGAAGGCATCTATCTTATTTAAATTGAAATCTATCTTCTTAACACTCTCAACTGTGGGGGTATAGACGATATCAATATCCCTTTCAGCGAAGAATTCAGGCCATACTACGTCTCCATAGGATATTATATCCATTGACCTCAATTGTGAAGTTCCCTTACCTACTATGAAGGCTAAAACGCCATCTATAGGATAAGTTATTTCAAGAAGACGAAGAGGAGTTGATACTACTCGCGAATTCGTAACGTCCTTAACTGTAAGAGGACCTTTAAATAAAGCCCTCTCGTTAGAGTTTGCATTATACCTCTGCTGAACTGCTAGTAATGCTCTTTGCTCATCAGTAGTTCCATATAACTTCGAGTGTCTAGCAGCGACCATCGCATAAAAGGATATAGGATCCATATCTCGATATATCCTTATGAATTCATCAAATGGGTTATTCCTTAATATGTTTAGCAGTTCAACTTCTGAAAGTTTCTCTACTCCTCCTTCTCTTAATTGTTTTTTCATTAAAGTACCCTTACCTCCTACTATGCATAAAACTCTATCTGCCTCACCGCTTTTTACTGCCTTATAGGCCCTATAAAACATCTCCACAGCAGAAGCTCCTCCGTATTGAACTAGGTCTGTGAACCTAGGCTTTATTCCCAAATACTCACTAATATAATTCTCTGGAAAGCCTATTGCTAACGTACCATCGAAAATCCATGGTAACCACGTAGTTATAACCCCATCTATATCCTTAGGTTCCAGTTTAGCCATATCTAACGATTCTCCTACCGTTTCCGCTATTAAGTCGAGTACCGATCCTTGATATACCTTTTCATATTTACTTGAAAAACCCAATAACATTTGCTACCACTATTAGAGTTTATAATTAATAACTTAAAAATCTTTTATGATTCTGAGATATATACCTTACATAAAGTTAGCTTAAAATAAAAATTATATTATGAAACAACGAAAAGTTAATTAGACAGTTAACATATACATATAGTTATGACAGATGTTGCGATAGTAGGTACTGGTCATAGTAAATTCGGAAATAGAACAGATGTTAATCTCCAAGAGCTAACATGGGAGGCGGTAAAACAAGCCTTAGAGGAGTCGAATTTAGACCAAAAGGATATAGATACATTCGTAGTAGGCAATGCCGGTGGATGGAGTTCAGAATCCCTTTCCGCAATAGTAATAGGAGAGTATTGTAATTTAGCACCTAAAGGAACTATGAGAGTTGAAGCTGCTTGTGCTACTGGCAGTGCTGCATTAAGAATAGCTTACCAAGCAATTAAGGCAGGAGAAGCTAAAATAGCAATGGTAATTGGAGTAGAGCAAATGCATCAATCGCCCAATCCAGTCGCCGTAGAAATGATGGGAAGGGCTGGGAACTACTTCTGGGAATTTGAGAATTTCGGCTTAACCTTCCCTGGATATTATGCACTCTATGCAACGCGTCGTATGGCAAAGTTTGGAATGAAGGAAGAGGATTTAGGACAAATAGCTATTAAAAATCACTATTACGGTAGCTTTAATCCCTATGCTATGTTTCAAAAACAAATAAAAATGGACGAGTATATAAAGTCCAGAGTTGTAGCTTACCCATTAAAGATATACGATGCTTGCCCAATAACTGATGGTGCTGCAGCTCTAATTTTAGCATCAGAAGAGGTCGCTAAAAAGATAACAGACTCCCCAGTATGGATAGTCTCACAAGGGTTTAAATCCGGGACAGCTAATCTATCTAAAAGAGACGATTTTATATCAATAGATGTCGCAAGATTAGCTGCTGAGGAAGCTTATAAGAAGGCTAAGGTAGATTTTGATGAGGCTTGGAAATATTTTGATGTAGCTGAAGCTCACGATTGCTTCACAATAGCTGAAATAATGGCATATGAGGATTTGGGCTTTGCGAAAAGAGGGGAAGGACATTTGCTAGCAAGAGAAGAACAAACATATGTAGGAGGAAGAATACCGGTAAATGTAGATGGGGGATTAAAGGCAAAAGGACACCCAATAGGGGCAACTGGGGTAAGCATGGCAGTATCAATAACAAGACAACTACTACACAGAGCAGCAAAAGGAACACAAGCAGACATCAAAAAGGGAATGGGAATAGCGCACAACGTAGGAGGAACAGGACATTACGCATATGTAACAATATTCTCCTTAAAGAAGCCTTCAGCGTGATCGTAATGGGCATTACCGAGATTAGAGAGAGACAATTTAATGAGATTGACAAAAAGGTTTTAGAGCAGATAGATCTACTAATTAAGAATAGTAAAATGCCTATAATGAGAGATTTAAAGACTAATAATCCCCTTTGGGTGGATGTTAGGGAACTAACGCAGAGGTTTATGATTCCCATAGGGAGAATATATAAGTTCTTTGACCAACTATCAAAGGGAAAAATTATAGGAACCAAATGTCCTAAATGTGGTTCAATTTACTTTCCTCCTCAAGACGACTGCACTAAGTGTAGAGTGTCTGGTCTCGATGTTATAGAGCTCTCTGGAGAGGGAGAACTATTGACCTACACAGTTATAACTGTGAAACCTGTTAGTTTCATGCACTACCAAGATTACATAGTTGGTATAGCGAGGCTGAAGGAGGGAATAAATATTTTAGCGTGGGTTAATGAGAAACTTGAGGATATACAAGTAGGAATGAAGGTGAAGGTAAATGTAGTGAGGAGAGAACCAGAGGGCTATTTCACATACGAGTTAAGAAAAGTCTAGTAAGACAAGCTATTTTTAATTTTTTATTAGCTATATATTACTTTGGAAAATCAAGTTACAATAGAAAAGTTTATTAAACGATTTTTATAGCTTATAAGTATGTCCTCAAATAAAGCACCACCTTTAACCTTCGATGATTTCGAAATAGGAATGAAATTCATATCTCCTAGAATAACGGTAACAGATGCTCACATAGTCCTTTTCGCCGGACTAAGCGGTGATTTTAATCCTCTGCATGTAGATGATGTCTTTGCTAAGAAAACAGTATTTGGAAGTAGAATTGCCCATGGACTATTAACTATAACTTTACTTTCTGGACATATGGGCATGTTAGTTGCTGGGACTGCAATAGCGTTTCTAGAAATGTATACTAAGTTCTTAAAACCTGTTAGAGT includes:
- a CDS encoding 3-hydroxyacyl-CoA dehydrogenase/enoyl-CoA hydratase family protein — its product is MPIFSKVGVIGAGTMGHGIAEVAAIAGYQVYLNDVSQDILNNGISKINWSLQKLKESGKLKESPEIIMSRMNPTTNLRDFMDVDYVIEAAVENSEVKKKVFSELDNIVKSSTIFATNTSTIPISSLAESTRRQDKFIGLHFMNPPVLMPLVEIIMGNKTSQETLEITVQFAKSIGKDYVIVKKDVPGFLINRINGRTFPEAILLYDEGHQKEDIDAMARFRLGMPMGFLELLDFTGIDISYNAALEAVKRGEKEPPHFKVLKKMVDEKRLGVKSGRGFYTYTSKVYERPKILPNDNMYSLNPLRIIAPAVNEAAWLIRNEISSPQDIEKGMVKGMGWPQGPLTFADKFGIDNIMNFLEQRYHETGNDYYQPDPLLKEMIEKGKIGVKSGEGFFKWNYERVDLGPVRYEKLHDYAKITMRRADKLNALNEAMWTGLAQAFNKAKEDREVRAVIITGEGRAFCAGDDIEMMHYWENTASVIEWSQKVSSPLIDTLSNYTKPVIAEVNGLAFGGGMELLILFDIVIASEDAMFAIPEGLIGALPPLASSVGVGFVSRKIARYALTGEWMSARQAKELGLVDIVIPPDQLEITGVEIVEKAKRVPPLSAMSIKKTINSIRNTYLDKLQMASQELVLLSTTEDFKEGMKAFIERRQPKYKGK
- a CDS encoding lipoate--protein ligase family protein, with product MKGKSMLIKNGDLLDTVAIPASLVEESRRLNVPIMAVVGSKVSGVSLGYFQDLDTEVNLDEAKRRGIEVVRRLGVGGGTIYSDKNSSMALYIAMPSDFFSNMDKAFCQIGSATVHGYYKLGVKGAWYDHIGDVRVGSPRSHKKITGFGFTTLGNTLVLNMIIGIGKLNVEEMIKVLRIPSEKFKDKTAKGPQDYVTSVEEETGYRPSMEEVYNAFVSSLGETLRLDFEEHELSDDAKKIREEYRRIASSEEHLYLRSSGKRFANIPPNHVLGFARYKARKLLVVHLLTDKKVIKDVMISGDFYCSPTQYLFDFENSLKGIEINNLEEISEKISELYSRKGWEIPMVTQEDILTSIKMAIEDVKSK
- a CDS encoding acyl-CoA dehydrogenase family protein — protein: MVEPLPWWKEEHKSLAEEVQNFVEENTSRAEEALWKNEYPMDLHKKVVEKGWWGVVIPKEYGGMGGDYTSVAIVSEYISNLGSVGGVFATTLFGGLYQILRFGNEEQKVKWLPKFAKGTVGAVCITEPYVGSDAAGAETIAVKEGDKYIINGKKRFITNTGMADIYVVYAVTDPSSKARKSYSHLSAFILEKGMKGFHVEKINELQGFDGLLNGYLDLDHVEVPVENRLSEEGQGWWILVSGLNFERLVIGAQQVGLLRELAKYVAFYTRRRVQFNQPTFEYEANQYKLADILISYRITRLLTYYNAYLMDQGVDPVIDANVLKVFSTEAVEKASRDAIQAMGGDGWTKFYPVEAIYRNAKLGTIGGGTSEVLKRFIVRYALTAMADDLKTPIRIPHQELKVPITVSEKSITKEKLQGGEEGEMQVLRVLARDYLVNPGLFMELNDIKRFIECDEKQLVEVINSLETRGLVKVLKDRDKPRLVKATYDGLKKAYPREYYMYFPRWFKEKMSNYIF
- a CDS encoding SCP2 sterol-binding domain-containing protein, translated to MSLKDKLRELFESIDMKSLEDLPKKGLKIGINFGNDHITVFLDRSKTSIVENKLDNLDNEIITDEESLNQLLEGKVSLIDLIMQGKLYISGKLSNLLKLVNVFKAKSISLGFEGSSLYDVLKAVFEGICNKNEEILRQIRNFNATFQFSDFEGSVCCLIIDRGKFIVKDGKCEGKPTASISAEREVWNKIFNGEESVGTVAMNGEAKIEGNLIQAFKLKTIIDKIF
- a CDS encoding MBL fold metallo-hydrolase, whose protein sequence is MPESITKNLFKLSIKLPDLEIGSLNAYLLTLSDKNILIDTGSPSYGSISSLVEDLEDLGMKISEINEVIITHFHIDHIGLAYLLSKLANVKIIIGNVEYNFIKRFKYRYDEMIKILKLNGASQQLLNIAFDFTSGFRANIYSRVGELNNIEIVNNNQSLYNLRFLFTPGHTIGHMCIYDEENKLLLSGDTLLADITPNISLYEENSNPLSDYLKSLMKISSFEVKKSLSAHGRIIENTKERIRELIRHHEERLNEILEVMGNSGLTAYEIATKIKWKLKYDGWDELDPSQQYLAMGETLAHLKYLENINAVRTMISDGIIKYVKQKENVKISL
- a CDS encoding Zn-ribbon domain-containing OB-fold protein, translated to MNLNEIIQTYYEYFNKEKLPYIKCANCGYVFYYPRGICPKCLSKKLSIMESKGEGEIYSETKFVNERGQVVIVGLIKLEEGFIVYANILTDRLENVSINRKVKVEFKEAIKGQKFPFFTTIS
- a CDS encoding thiolase family protein; this translates as MLLGFSSKYEKVYQGSVLDLIAETVGESLDMAKLEPKDIDGVITTWLPWIFDGTLAIGFPENYISEYLGIKPRFTDLVQYGGASAVEMFYRAYKAVKSGEADRVLCIVGGKGTLMKKQLREGGVEKLSEVELLNILRNNPFDEFIRIYRDMDPISFYAMVAARHSKLYGTTDEQRALLAVQQRYNANSNERALFKGPLTVKDVTNSRVVSTPLRLLEITYPIDGVLAFIVGKGTSQLRSMDIISYGDVVWPEFFAERDIDIVYTPTVESVKKIDFNLNKIDAFEIYDAFTIMVLTELEDLGLIEKGKIGKFVEENDLTIKGNIPVNTGGGSLNMGQPAYMSGIIVLEEAFLQFNNMAKGNQVSGADHILVNGLGGWNTHAITLVIGEKK
- a CDS encoding thiolase domain-containing protein, with the translated sequence MTDVAIVGTGHSKFGNRTDVNLQELTWEAVKQALEESNLDQKDIDTFVVGNAGGWSSESLSAIVIGEYCNLAPKGTMRVEAACATGSAALRIAYQAIKAGEAKIAMVIGVEQMHQSPNPVAVEMMGRAGNYFWEFENFGLTFPGYYALYATRRMAKFGMKEEDLGQIAIKNHYYGSFNPYAMFQKQIKMDEYIKSRVVAYPLKIYDACPITDGAAALILASEEVAKKITDSPVWIVSQGFKSGTANLSKRDDFISIDVARLAAEEAYKKAKVDFDEAWKYFDVAEAHDCFTIAEIMAYEDLGFAKRGEGHLLAREEQTYVGGRIPVNVDGGLKAKGHPIGATGVSMAVSITRQLLHRAAKGTQADIKKGMGIAHNVGGTGHYAYVTIFSLKKPSA
- a CDS encoding Zn-ribbon domain-containing OB-fold protein — its product is MGITEIRERQFNEIDKKVLEQIDLLIKNSKMPIMRDLKTNNPLWVDVRELTQRFMIPIGRIYKFFDQLSKGKIIGTKCPKCGSIYFPPQDDCTKCRVSGLDVIELSGEGELLTYTVITVKPVSFMHYQDYIVGIARLKEGINILAWVNEKLEDIQVGMKVKVNVVRREPEGYFTYELRKV
- a CDS encoding MaoC family dehydratase; the protein is MSSNKAPPLTFDDFEIGMKFISPRITVTDAHIVLFAGLSGDFNPLHVDDVFAKKTVFGSRIAHGLLTITLLSGHMGMLVAGTAIAFLEMYTKFLKPVRVGDTIYGEAEVIDKRPVEKYNGGIVTIKSLIKNQNNEVLVESESKLLVSRVRIY